The following coding sequences are from one Candidatus Poribacteria bacterium window:
- a CDS encoding Gfo/Idh/MocA family oxidoreductase, whose amino-acid sequence MSNLRVAVIGCGGRGRGHMKILTEFDDTDLVAVCDPIEAARNDAADQFNVSNRYESIEALLDGETLNAIFVATPAHLNGEAALPCFERGVDTLLEKPPGMSVAETVALRSAAERTGAKGMVGWNRRFHPIILEAKRQVTARGPVTQIVGEFHKSITRLAQSGKFPEHLMDNMFLETPIHALDAIRAIAEADVQEVHSVVQRTISDYKDVHAALILFDNGCVAQHIANYTTNARLERYEIHGRDISAYLEGVSHGTVFSDGTQHKLTEAGTGGTVEQNRYFLDCVKSDTPVSLPAANLDEAVKTMQLAEDILNGLR is encoded by the coding sequence GTGTCAAATCTACGCGTTGCTGTCATCGGCTGCGGCGGCAGAGGCCGCGGCCACATGAAAATCCTCACAGAATTTGACGACACCGACCTCGTCGCTGTCTGCGACCCTATTGAAGCCGCACGAAACGATGCCGCGGATCAGTTCAACGTCTCGAATCGCTACGAGAGCATCGAGGCATTACTGGATGGTGAAACCTTAAACGCTATCTTTGTCGCTACACCTGCACACCTCAATGGTGAGGCAGCTCTTCCGTGCTTTGAACGTGGTGTTGACACGCTTTTAGAGAAACCACCCGGTATGAGCGTCGCAGAGACCGTCGCGCTACGCAGTGCTGCAGAACGGACAGGTGCCAAAGGGATGGTAGGTTGGAACCGTCGTTTCCACCCGATCATTCTTGAAGCGAAACGGCAAGTCACCGCACGCGGTCCCGTCACACAAATCGTCGGGGAATTCCATAAGAGCATCACCCGATTGGCACAATCCGGCAAATTTCCCGAACATCTGATGGACAATATGTTTCTGGAGACTCCGATCCACGCGCTTGATGCGATCCGCGCCATCGCTGAAGCCGATGTTCAAGAGGTGCATAGCGTCGTGCAGCGGACAATTTCTGATTACAAAGACGTTCATGCCGCGCTCATCCTGTTTGACAACGGCTGCGTCGCACAACACATCGCCAACTACACGACAAATGCACGTCTCGAACGCTACGAGATTCACGGTAGAGACATTTCCGCTTATCTCGAAGGCGTCTCCCACGGTACGGTTTTCTCTGACGGGACGCAACATAAACTGACCGAAGCAGGCACTGGTGGTACCGTTGAACAGAACAGGTATTTCTTAGATTGCGTCAAATCCGATACACCCGTTTCGTTGCCCGCCGCGAATCTTGACGAGGCTGTTAAAACCATGCAACTCGCTGAAGATATTCTAAACGGACTGCGCTGA
- a CDS encoding phytanoyl-CoA dioxygenase family protein, with amino-acid sequence MNEDQKYLFDLTGFLIVENALTPEEVAQCNAAIDHHIEALRERENSLAGGSPALIGTANRMDMGGMLSWEKPWCEPFRNLLVHPNVKPYLEEVLGKKYRLDHGPGLIAMEKGTEGGTLHGGGIERPNFSEAYFFKYGRIYTGLTVIEYMLADEGPGDGGLAIIPGSHKANLPCPSSMKRYEEYQHLVLEVNAKAGDAVIFTETLTHGTLPWKGDHQRRALLYKFSPGFQAYSAGAHQITYPDYIEDMSPEQREVMEAPHIRH; translated from the coding sequence ATGAACGAAGATCAGAAATATCTATTCGATTTGACCGGATTCCTCATCGTCGAAAATGCTTTGACACCTGAAGAAGTCGCACAATGCAACGCCGCGATTGACCATCACATCGAGGCACTCAGAGAACGCGAGAACTCGTTGGCAGGCGGCTCACCCGCGCTCATCGGTACAGCAAACCGGATGGACATGGGGGGGATGCTCTCATGGGAGAAACCGTGGTGTGAACCGTTTCGCAACCTGCTCGTGCATCCCAACGTTAAACCCTACCTCGAAGAGGTATTGGGTAAAAAATACCGACTCGACCACGGTCCCGGTTTAATCGCTATGGAAAAAGGGACGGAAGGTGGGACGCTGCACGGTGGTGGGATTGAGCGTCCTAATTTCTCCGAAGCCTACTTCTTCAAATACGGAAGAATCTATACAGGTTTGACTGTCATCGAATACATGCTTGCTGATGAAGGTCCCGGTGATGGTGGTTTAGCGATCATCCCTGGTAGTCATAAGGCAAATCTGCCGTGTCCGAGTAGCATGAAGCGGTACGAGGAATATCAGCATCTGGTGCTTGAGGTCAACGCCAAGGCTGGCGATGCGGTGATTTTTACTGAAACCTTGACGCACGGCACGCTTCCGTGGAAAGGTGACCACCAACGCCGCGCGCTACTCTACAAGTTCAGTCCTGGATTCCAGGCTTACAGTGCAGGCGCGCACCAGATCACATATCCTGATTACATTGAGGACATGTCCCCCGAACAACGAGAAGTCATGGAGGCACCTCATATCCGGCATTAA